In Streptomyces puniciscabiei, a single genomic region encodes these proteins:
- a CDS encoding TIGR03619 family F420-dependent LLM class oxidoreductase: MAYGIQLPVQAQSTLFAEAWEAGAGPADLVAVARAADRAGFDYLAVCDHVGVPRRLAPAMSTVWYDPVGTLAHLAAVTERVRLLSHVAVVALRHPLLTAKQYATLDHLSGGRLVLGVGAGHVREEFEALGVDFERRGAVLDEVIDALRAALGAEEFPEHHGKSYDFAGLGQRPRPAQPNVPLWVGGSSPAAVRRAALKGDGWLPQGDPRERLPAQIARLRQVREEAGVEGPFTVGALAEPLYVGRAGWDVGRRTLTGVPEEIAESLRAYRAMGVDQVQVRFRSRSRAELIEQIELFGAEVAPLLS, encoded by the coding sequence CTGGCGTACGGCATCCAGCTGCCCGTCCAGGCGCAGAGCACCCTGTTCGCGGAAGCGTGGGAGGCCGGGGCGGGGCCGGCGGACCTGGTGGCCGTCGCGCGGGCCGCGGACCGGGCCGGGTTCGACTACCTCGCCGTCTGCGATCACGTGGGTGTCCCGCGCCGTCTCGCCCCCGCCATGAGCACGGTCTGGTACGACCCGGTCGGCACCCTCGCCCACCTCGCCGCCGTCACCGAGCGGGTGCGCCTGCTCAGTCATGTGGCGGTCGTGGCGCTGCGGCACCCCCTGCTCACCGCCAAGCAGTACGCCACCCTCGACCACCTCTCCGGCGGCAGGCTGGTCCTCGGGGTCGGGGCCGGGCACGTGCGGGAGGAGTTCGAGGCGCTCGGGGTGGACTTCGAGCGGCGGGGGGCCGTGCTGGACGAGGTGATCGACGCGCTGCGGGCCGCCCTGGGAGCGGAGGAGTTCCCCGAGCATCACGGGAAGTCGTACGACTTCGCCGGGCTCGGCCAGCGGCCCCGGCCCGCGCAGCCGAACGTCCCCCTCTGGGTCGGCGGCTCCTCGCCCGCCGCCGTGCGCCGGGCCGCGCTGAAGGGGGACGGCTGGCTGCCGCAGGGGGACCCGCGGGAGAGGCTGCCCGCGCAGATCGCCCGACTGCGGCAGGTGCGCGAAGAGGCCGGCGTCGAGGGGCCGTTCACGGTCGGCGCCCTCGCCGAGCCGCTGTACGTCGGGCGGGCCGGCTGGGACGTCGGGCGGCGGACGCTCACCGGGGTGCCGGAGGAGATCGCCGAGTCGCTGCGGGCGTACCGGGCGATGGGCGTGGACCAGGTCCAGGTGCGCTTCCGCAGCCGGAGCCGCGCCGAACTGATCGAGCAGATCGAGCTGTTCGGGGCGGAGGTCGCGCCCCTGCTGAGCTGA